Within Plasmodium vinckei vinckei genome assembly, chromosome: PVVCY_12, the genomic segment atatcaaatatatttttttatatacacactgaaatataaatttattaactttttaaaaatatatgtagaaacaaaaagaaacaTAAGAGATAATCTCGAAGATTTTCTCAAACTAAAAATCGAGTATATAAAAACGAAGAAAACTGATGAATTAGAAATCGATCAAATGcattatttgaatatgAATGACGATGATGattttattgaaaatatcAAAAGAGATGTTgtagataataataaactaGCTTGCCTTGATCAAGAAGAATCCTCAActtctaaaaaaaatagtgatgACGATATTGACGATGATAGGAGCAATGAAGATGACGAAGACAGTAGTGATAGTGAGTATAGCTATTcgtatatgtataataacaaacgaaagaagaaaaatgaaaatataaaatctcaagaaaaaaaaataaattcaaaaaaaactgtaaataaaaaggatgaagataaaaaagaaaataaaaaaaacgatagtgatgaagatgaagaaataaatacaaatttgGATGAATATATGTTGATGAATATTGGACAAGGAAATGATTTACCATGCAATCAAATggaaacgaaaaaaatgaaattaattcattttttccaaaaacattatcttttattaaaatattttgatgcTAATGTAGAACAAATATTAGAAGAATATTGCACGGATGAAACTCTCTCAAAATTTTCTTCTAATACTTATACATTAGAAGGGAATAGCAATAGCATATTTAATGGAATGAAAGATAATGGTAGTAGTATCAAAAATGGGAACTTGAtcggaaaaaataaacatataacTGTAAACCCTGAAGATAAAATaagatttattaaaaagttaagaatattttttgataaaaacaCAAGTGTTGATGAGATAATAAATAGtatgtttataaataataaagataatgTTTATAGCaagattttaaaaaataatttgataataataaaagagtTCAAAAATCTAAGACTAGATGTAATTTATCCTATTTTTAATGCTAGTTTAGCATTACTATTTGacgatttttattttttcattatacaaaatataaaactagTGGTCGAGGAAAAAGAAAGATGTTTTTCTGattacaaaatttttttaaatatatcttttattttattacacaTGTTTGCAAAAGATattaaaatagaaaaatatttagtttcgattttttatatgttaaaGTTGTCTCTTAACAAATTAAGGTCAATTGAAATTTtcgaagaaaatgaaaaagaatcTGCAAtggatattatatataacaaagAAGAAAAAGCTTTTAGAAACAACGTAGAATATTATAACCTTAAAAAAGAGAGtaccatttttaaaaatataacagaAGAAGAAGCAGGACAAACATCCTTAGAATCGAAAAATAAGGAAAATAGTTCATTACATAAGatagaagaaaaaatgcaattacatcaaaatattttatatatatttttaaaattattgcaaaacattttaagacaaaataatttatattacaattttaaaagtataatatatgatatactATTTTCAGAATATTCAAATAGAAAAATCGTATTCTCATCTTTGAAATGTGTTATAGACAGATATAAACTAGAGGAAGTATACAACTATTGTCTAACTATCTTGGATTCTATAACCgtagaaaaaaatcatatattatacaatataataaataatgataaagtATCTTTGTTAGAACCCAAAATAGGTCataatgatttaaaaaaagacgaaaatgatgatgataataatacaaaagtGAAGAACGaacaaaaacaaacaaataaaaacataaagcaaattaataaaaataacactCAAAATTATAGCCTTAATAAAAGAAGAGGTACTAAAAAAGATCAAAATAGTATCTCTAATAAATCCAATAATATGgacaaagaaaataataatgaagtCGAACATGAAAtgaatgataataatggGGAAAACAATGATggtaatattaataaaggtcgaaataatttattgttagcgattttacaaaatacgaatgaattgaaaaaaaacagtttttatctaaaaaatggaaaaaatccAAAACTATCTTCTctctatataaatttacttatattatattatgtattttcacaaaaagcaaaatataaaaatcagaagagaatatattataattgtaTAAAGACAGACATAAGCAATTgctataatattataaataaattgttaTGTATCTTTTATCATAATGATAACTTTAATTTGTACtatcataaatatttaaaatacttatgcttaaaaatttttaagaaaatatataacctattttcaataaaagAAGTAGATCTATATATcgattttttgaaaaaaggaaataaaatagacgacaaaatatatgatgataaaaatataaatgatataatttgtttaaagaatgaaataatatctttttatgaatacatattaaatgaagaagttgaaatatatacaaaaaaaaatggaaataaaataaataacaagATAGCCATTTCTgagaattataaattttattttgttaataacCTAAAGTGTGATAAtattgtattaaaaaacgaaaactttatatttatgattaattcattattatttatttttaatataaaatatgacaaaataacattttataaaatcgtgtctataattttaatggaAAGACCAGAAAATcgaaattatattttagaaaaagttatatcatcaataaaaaactttttcaatttaagtaatatatataataatttaaaaaaaacatttaataaaaataatcaaataaGATTACCAAATTATATTGAAAACCATTCAATGTtgttgtatattattagaaCAACTAtactcatatttttattaattgactataatcatataaataaacaagaCACTGAAAAAGAAGACTATATAAGCTATgattcttttaaaaatgattatatcaaaaaaaaatctataaaatattattatactcAATTAAACTTATTACTTTttagaattttttataatgaaaaaaatataccttattttttcaaaatattctttagcactttatattttatatcatttaaaaaaagtgatgaaaatatagtCTACTTTTTTGAAAGGGTATTTGATCATAGGGAAAATAATCAATTCTCTTTGGATAAGAACGAAAAAAGCATCGACTCAGTGATAGAGGCATTGGCTAATAAAAGACAGgatgaaaatgattattTATCAGAGAAAAGTGAGGAATTAGAAAGcgatgaaaatattaatgtgGATAttgacaataaaaatattaaaacaaaacataatgctaagaaaaataagcagaataaaaaacataatgaaaaaaaacaacccttaaaaaataataataataaacgtaaaaaaaaatcttcTGAAACTGAAAGCTCAGAAGAAACGGACgaagaaatattatttgaagGTTTCAAGAAAGAttatcataaaattttaagaaataaaacacaaaaagaaaaagcaATTCCAAACGATtctaatgaaaaaaaatccactaataataaaaattgtaataacAATGATAAGgactataaaaaaagagcTGCTATAATCGAAAGTTCCGAAGAAAATTCTTCAGATTCAGATGTGTCATACAAAATAATcctaaaaaataacaaaaagaaaaagactAATAATAAGAAGAATGTCCAAAAAGAAGATGAACAAAAGGAGGAACACAACATAAGCTCGAGTGATGAGCAAATcgtaaaagaaaatgaaaacgaTGATGAAAATTCCGATGCTGAAGAGAAAAATGAGGAAATTAcgaaaaaaagagaaattGAATTACAAAcagaaaatgaaatgatacaaaataatgaaaaccCATACGAACAAAACACACATCAAGAAATGGAAGAcccaaataaattttatagaaaTTACCAATTTAATGGATCTTTAtccttaaaaatttttaaccattttatatttttgtgtaaAGGATATCATGAAGATTTAGaactaaaaatatacaatggGGTAGTTACACATttaaaggaaaataatagtgatagagaaaaactaaaaaaaattataagaacaaattataatgaatatagaaaaaatcccatcaagtataaaaaaaaaatagaattgCTCAACATAATTGAGacgaaaattattttccttaattttataaaagaaaatttaaaaaaaagaaaatctCTTATTTCAAGACTTAGTGAAGTTAATCtggatatttttaaaaatacatcCATGTTTCATATTGAACTggatttaatataaaaaaaaatacatatatagttgcaaaagaaaaattaaacgTCTCATGTTTtcgttttcttttttttatctgtTACACTTTTTCATTCACTAttcttttttctaataaactttgtaatatttttcaatttttatattattaattttttaaaatactaAAAATTACTATGAATGCTTATGTTATCCGTAAAATTGTTACGAATAACTTTTTGTATCACAAAAGCATATGTAGTATGCTCTTGTggtttaatatttaaaagacttaaaccaaattaaaaaacattcttaaatttaaaaaataaaattaatatgcatttttttcattaccAATGATatttcacattttttttttacgtATTTCTCTAATGAGCTGTAAaccaaaaataataaaaaaaatgaataagccataatattttaaaaatttaattccttaaaaaatggatttttatttttagttaATTTAacccttttttatatgattttcttattatatttatattatgtatatataagaatttcaaatttatattacaaCACACTATTTCCAGGGTTAAAATTTATTCCCTATTTGTGAATAATTCcctataaataaaatgaaaatattaatatttgttttgtttttaatttttattaaaaatattatttgtgaAATTAGGGAATTAAGTTTTCACGAATTCGAGCGAATGCTAACAACAAACAATTATCatcaaaacaaaaattatatattagaGAATAAAAtcaattacaaaaaatccCATGCAATTAATgactatttatatttaaacacTGACAACGATTTTGTTCTTTATCTATATGCTAAATGGGATGCTGATTCaaagtataaatatatgcgtatatatattagctAATAAACCAATATATGCCTTTCCTATGTTATACCCAAATTAGCACACTCCTCTCTTTatcttattatatatatatatattttttacttattttaGCAATCTAATAACAGTTTTTAGAGAAGTAGCAAGAATaatagaagaaaaaaaccTCAAAATTCCCTTTTATACTTTTAATGTAGACAATGCTAAAGAATTTTGCAACTCAATAAACGTCACTTCCCTTCCAttgatattatatgtatcatctgttcataaaaaaaaatataattcctTACTTCAAAAGACCTTAAACTCAAGTAAAGACATAAAAATAGGCAACGCTTTCAGGTAAATAAAgaacattaaaaattaacgAAATTCATAAAATGTACCTTAAAGTATAGcaattttattgtattttacataagtatatatataataagaccttaaaaaatacattaaaaaacaatGGCATATCACAATTTCATGGTTTAATTATTCTATAAACAAgttgtaatttttaaaaaatgtgcaAGTATATATTGCTATATTTTTGTCCACTTCTTTCgtttttactatttattattatgcgTTATtgcaaattttaaataatttatttaaatgttcatttttttattattatcttaGATATGGTGGAGATATGTATTGCTATGATTATATAGTGGAGTGGGTGGAAGTCCATCATTACTTTTCAAAGgctcttttatttatgaagaggatttttatgaaaagaGTATAACAAACccaaatgaataaatactATCCATACATCTATTTATAACTTTATCTAatctttaattttgtttatagaATTTCACTACCATGAACTGAATATTTGttgataatttataaataaaaaactaaaactctattttttttattgtgtttgatttttaattgtaataaacattgtttttttaaaatgaattattttaaataattaaaatgtgtaaagttctgtaaatttataaaatataaatttattttttatacactTTATCCGGGTTTCATATATTGTGTATAAACATAAAGTAATATACTACCATCAATATTATGGAATACCaattttccttttatttACTTTCGAAACTATTTTCTATGCATGATTTATGttcatgcatatatgtgcatagaaaaaattattgcaCAAAACGTTGTATATAGGgacaatattataatttcactattacatattatattatttttctattatttttgaataCTTCtattataacatttttattatatagtttttttcaattctatcgaattatacaaattagTAAATAAgagtaattttttttataatatttctaaTTTATCCTTGTAATGATTCCATTTTGGGGGAAtagcatataaaatataagacACTTGCTTatattatagaaaaaaaacataaaataaaaacatcaAAATACAGAAAAAGGAAAGAGAAAAGATAGAGAGACGCactaaaaaatgaaaatattgtatttGATTATACTATGTTACATTACTTCCTTTAGACACTTTcaattttgtttaaatgtatgaaaattaattatttgtattatttctatttttattcaattaaaattatattctttatttgtGTACTATCATTCTTTTATacatttcataaaaatgaaaaacaaaatatatatagccaATTTTTTCCtaaattatacatatatatgttaacTTTTCAATGGTTCTTAGAATAATGCTGtcgaaaataatgaaacacCACAAATATTAAGGAAAAAACACcgcaaaaataataaaaatgatttaacTAATGTAATAGGTAAACCTCAAAAGGAATAAACATAAGCAATAAACTGATTGAATAGTATAGTGATAAAATCACTattatatccatatatatagacTGTCGATATTGTGATATGATcctaaaatttatttatacaattgATTCTATgaatttttgtattttttatatttatagacTTCTCTTTTATAAGCACAAGTAAAGAGGAAAATAAATCTGAGCATCAcgaagatgaaaaaaacaaaaataatgagcACGtcgaaaataaagataaccAAAAAGGCAAGGATGATCATGATCaaggaaaaaatgaaaataaagacaaaaaggataaaaagacagacaaaaaaaaagatacaGATGATGATGATTATGATATAGATGATATTGACGACGATGACgatgatgatgatgaaGTAGGTGAAAAGaaatccaaaaaaaaagaaaataacgataaaaataaaaaaacagaagataagaaaaatgatgacaaacaaaaagatgacaagaaaaaaaatgataagaaaaaaaataaagacgATGATGATGATGACGATGATAATTTTGATGATGAAGGTGATGATGATGAAGAGGATCAAGAGGATAAACCTccccaaaaaaataaaggaaataattcaaaggatgaaaacaataaaaataaacatacagaaaatttaaaaactgagaaaaaaaaagataaagaaataaaaaaacataaaaataacgaAGATATTGATAAccataaaaaggaaaatcaCAATAATAAGAaagatgataataataatcatcatgagaataataataacacaAACACAACTAATAGTCATCATGAAAATAATCACAACGAAAACAATCAACCCAAAACAAACtcaaataattcaaatatgAACCATTATGAACAAGATCATAATGGAAGTATCGGCATGCCTAATGCAGTGGGAGCAATGCCACCCATACCTGGAGctaattttcaaaaaaatgacaacACACCTGATACCCATCCTATTAACACGTACGTACATTTATTGTCAATCTAAAACGGACATAAACAtatgaaattatatatatgcatatatctTTATCATATAATCACCAATTAACTGGCACCTTAGATGGTGCCCTTCTTACGttatatttgttcattttaGTAAAACCTACAATAGTTCTATtcttaattatttattaatttttatatatttttatttcttctcACAGGATATCaagtgaaaatataattattccTGAAGATATTAAGAAAGACTTTATGAAATTATTGGCAAGCGTAATTAAACTTAACACTAAAGATAGCTCACATCCTTCTAATCaatttatagaaaataataaaccaATGAATCCACTATTACAGAATAATCATAACCCTGAGCATCCAAACAACTcatcatttataaaaaacatatattaccATTTCAAAACCCATTTATCATATTACATAATAGGGAcgataattttgtttattttaacaTTACTAATTCAGGCTTCAAGTGTAAgtgatgataataataaaaaaaaaaaaaaaattaaaaaagatagGAGTCAAATTTCCAATTACAGACGAACTGTTGAATGCTGATAGATAtaactttaaaaaatatacatatgtgtatatatatgtacgcAAAGCAGATACActtatgtatgtatgtttacatatatagacaataaaaaattgcattttgaacaaaattttaaacttttattatacacTCATTGTGAGTATATGCAATATAGACCATTTTAAGGGTTTTTTAACATCTTtatagttatatatatttatttgtatatgcttacatgtatattattttattattattttttttagtagaACGAATCATAAAACTGTTTATGGGAACTCCACGGGTTACTATAATATTgagttttatttatttttatacataattaattataatttttgcatttataattttttcttttttattatccatTTGCTTATGAAgccataatttattattattgataatatttttgtttttaatagTGTTTTTGTACaaagttttaaaatataaattgttATGCTATTATTACATAACATGTTTTTACtataatgaattttttcAGAAGAAAAAGCATTTTCcgtctctttttttttcttttaaatttcgattttatattttagaCACAATAAAacttttgttttaatatttattaaataaaataaaaatgaaatagaaACAACCAAAACAAAcatcattaaaaattatattcgttggatactaaaaaaagaaacgCAATCTAGGCACATGTatacattattaataaatatcatatgcataaatattacttatatacaaaaaaataaataggtAAATATACGGATAcacattaataaataaaaagacgAGTAAGGGATAAAcacaatgaaaaaattttacatattattttgaataaaaacatttaaggagtttttattttcacttGTATATACCCCCACTTCGGTAATAATGTAACTAACATAATTAAGTGGAGTGACGTCGTTACATATATTAGCTACATAAAATGATTTATCGGCATttgcttttattttatcaatgTGTGATAAAACAGAactaaataaatttgtttcGTTATGCCTATCTAtgcatacattttttatgtttaaattTCCAATAGATTTGCAAATGGAATCACAAACATGATTGCATGGAGTTCTTTCTTcttcaattatattttgttttattttaggGTTTGAATTATTTGACGGCACatctaaataatttttatagttgatgaaataactatttttttgttcataaaatgttttatcattttttatattataaaattgtttattttttttattcacaTTTTTACAATCATTTGATACATTTGTAATATTGTGCTTATgattaatacatatatttatagtttctacttttttattatcatttgatTCATCtactattttcataatgCTTTTTGTCGAAACAATTCTTTCATTACTTATATCTTTAACTGTATTTCTGAAAAATGGagtttccttttttttcaaaccAGGTCCGCTCGAGCTTGTTTgatttacattattttctcCTATGCTAATTTCATCttgattcattttattaatgttTATTTCTTCGTAGCTGTTTTCCTTCATTATTagtttatttgttttttcctCTTTAACaacttttataaaaagagaagttttttcttcttcatgTACagcaaaaatatttttttttaatacattgTTAGATGCAtgatcatttttattttctatatatagaGAAGATGTTTGATTATCATTAAAACTTTGAATATTACTTTTCTCAAACCTATCGTTATCATgctcatattttatagaaGCATCATTACATTTTGGAGACTCATTTTGatcacatatattattgatattgtgtttttttccactttcttttcttctttttttataaaatttattggGATTTCCTGaagaataaataataggCGGTTTTGGactgttaattttttgattcAAGCAATTTTTGTTTCCTATGTAACTTTGATTGTTTATATTGCTAAACAAAATTTGATTTGATTTTATATCTGGATATGAttctataaaattattaagttttttattatattccaAACTTGAATCTACtacaattttatcatatcTTCTTATAggtaatatattattatgatgaTCCTTTGAATTATGATAATGATgcaaatacatataatcatatatttctatattgttatttatattattcatacTAAAACTAtctataattattttattacttattttatatgtttcaCAAACTATATATACAGGAACATTATTGACCTTTGAAATCATGCAAATCATACTGGTTCCTGCATaaccatatatattattatgcataataGAATCAATACCCAATAAAACTTTagtacattttttaatattataagatAAGCTACTAAGTAATGTATATGTAACAGGTATAcctaattttatatataattttatattatgggaatttttatatggtTCTGAGTCTACTAGGAAAATTTCAAAcatttttccttttttttttgcatttatcatagatatatatatatcataatcaaatgtatatattaataaaatatcctTGTcttcaattatatattctgatacataatttgatatttttatagatggaattattatcttagttcttatataattattaatattattaataatgatttcttttatttcctcTAAAACAT encodes:
- a CDS encoding translation initiation factor eIF-2B subunit delta, putative, with product MDDKFYLTFSKRKKKKVTGTINKEKFKKNFSKSEKYVKVSILNKNTTKKTLLHTLFKGFVKPCNEKSTVFYSILCIINNIYKCPYFTKHRCLICKPLYYNRLLKLKQEYEDNDKSDGIDDEPSASLKYNSYYNRRKIDKSGMAKEDKKNDINDISNPSTSNNNLENINKSNETISNNCVGKDHSYTCKDKESVKIDTEEKEQGKDVSMQNAKEENEDERDNDDNKIKKNKIKREEIKYDKNEKGENCEESKNTIIYDPLKTNTINNKPKLNLNNSKQNNPSNKTNLFNTCPFPNILSGKLNLSNIHQYNFLSHDNKINYLDLYNFDVFDKISIYDKILLDLNQNEIHTNILRTGIYFNKYMNTTHNHRNVDLLMALKSFIKDYTLPPYEPINRHMKIVIDKELNYIIMCKKHSISMGEVIRWFKNMVTESIGKHVLEEIKEIIINNINNYIRTKIIIPSIKISNYVSEYIIEDKDILLIYTFDYDIYISMINAKKKGKMFEIFLVDSEPYKNSHNIKLYIKLGIPVTYTLLSSLSYNIKKCTKVLLGIDSIMHNNIYGYAGTSMICMISKVNNVPVYIVCETYKISNKIIIDSFSMNNINNNIEIYDYMYLHHYHNSKDHHNNILPIRRYDKIVVDSSLEYNKKLNNFIESYPDIKSNQILFSNINNQSYIGNKNCLNQKINSPKPPIIYSSGNPNKFYKKRRKESGKKHNINNICDQNESPKCNDASIKYEHDNDRFEKSNIQSFNDNQTSSLYIENKNDHASNNVLKKNIFAVHEEEKTSLFIKVVKEEKTNKLIMKENSYEEININKMNQDEISIGENNVNQTSSSGPGLKKKETPFFRNTVKDISNERIVSTKSIMKIVDESNDNKKVETINICINHKHNITNVSNDCKNVNKKNKQFYNIKNDKTFYEQKNSYFINYKNYLDVPSNNSNPKIKQNIIEEERTPCNHVCDSICKSIGNLNIKNVCIDRHNETNLFSSVLSHIDKIKANADKSFYVANICNDVTPLNYVSYIITEVGVYTSENKNSLNVFIQNNM